One stretch of Streptomyces sp. NBC_01142 DNA includes these proteins:
- a CDS encoding C40 family peptidase yields the protein MASHRRPKQPSRTRVTVLTATAAAAVALTAQTAQADPKPSKSDVKAKVDKLYEEAEKATEKYNGAKEQQDKLEEQVDALQDKVARGQDELNTLRDGIGSVASAQYRSGGIDPALQLFLSADPDSYLDKASALDQMGAKQTDALAEIQAKQRTLAQQRQEAQDKLGDLADTRKELGEKKKEVQGKLAEAQKLLNTLTAKERAALSADESRANRASSRADLGNAVPASQRASAAFAAAQGKIGSPYVYGASGPSSFDCSGLTSWAYAQAGVSIPRTSQAQANAGTRISSQSDLQQGDLVIFYGDMHHVGFYAGNGQVLHAPKPGANVRYESINNMPYMFGVRI from the coding sequence GTGGCGTCCCACCGTCGTCCCAAGCAGCCGAGCCGCACCCGCGTGACCGTGCTCACCGCGACCGCCGCTGCGGCCGTGGCCCTGACCGCTCAGACGGCCCAGGCCGACCCGAAGCCGAGCAAGAGCGACGTCAAGGCCAAGGTCGACAAGCTCTACGAAGAGGCGGAGAAGGCCACCGAGAAGTACAACGGGGCCAAGGAGCAGCAGGACAAGCTCGAGGAGCAGGTCGACGCGCTCCAGGACAAGGTCGCCCGCGGTCAGGACGAGCTCAACACCCTGCGCGACGGCATCGGTTCGGTGGCGAGCGCCCAGTACCGCTCCGGCGGCATCGACCCCGCCCTGCAGCTCTTCCTCTCGGCCGACCCGGACAGCTACCTGGACAAGGCCTCCGCGCTGGACCAGATGGGCGCCAAGCAGACCGACGCGCTCGCGGAGATCCAGGCCAAGCAGCGAACTCTCGCGCAGCAGCGCCAGGAGGCCCAGGACAAGCTCGGCGACCTGGCCGACACCCGCAAGGAGCTCGGCGAGAAGAAGAAGGAAGTCCAGGGCAAGCTCGCCGAGGCGCAGAAGCTCCTGAACACCCTCACCGCCAAGGAGCGCGCCGCGCTCTCCGCCGACGAGTCCCGTGCCAACCGCGCCAGTTCACGTGCGGACCTCGGCAACGCGGTCCCGGCCTCGCAGCGCGCCTCCGCCGCGTTCGCCGCCGCCCAGGGCAAGATCGGCTCGCCGTACGTCTACGGCGCGTCCGGCCCCAGCTCCTTCGACTGCTCCGGGCTGACCTCCTGGGCGTACGCGCAGGCCGGTGTCTCCATACCGCGCACCTCGCAGGCGCAGGCCAACGCCGGTACGCGCATCTCCTCGCAGAGTGACCTCCAGCAGGGTGACCTGGTCATCTTCTACGGCGACATGCACCACGTCGGCTTCTACGCGGGCAACGGCCAGGTGC